A window of Candidatus Thermodiscus eudorianus genomic DNA:
GAGCCCCGGGTTTAGTTGGGGGCTAGTAGTCGTCCATTAGGCATTCCCTCGCGACGGACATGAGCACGTCCCACATGCTCACTACCCCTATAGGCTTGTCCTCCTCGTCTACTACCACCACGTGCTTGACCCCGGCAGTCTTCATCTTGGATAGGATGCTGGAGAGCTCCTCGTCCAAGCTCCCCGTTATGACGCTGGTAGCCATTACAGTCGACACCCTCGGGTTCCTCCTAGCCTCCCCCGACGCCACCAGGTACAACACATCCCTCCTGGTAAGTATCCCAGCCAGCCTCCCCCCGGGCTCAACCACGACAACGCTACCAACGTTACTCTCGTACATAACCCTGCTAGCCTCCTCAAGCGTAGAATCGGGCTGGATCGACACAA
This region includes:
- a CDS encoding CBS domain-containing protein, whose translation is MKGECRGLERRAYEVMSTPVVSIQPDSTLEEASRVMYESNVGSVVVVEPGGRLAGILTRRDVLYLVASGEARRNPRVSTVMATSVITGSLDEELSSILSKMKTAGVKHVVVVDEEDKPIGVVSMWDVLMSVARECLMDDY